In Marixanthomonas ophiurae, one genomic interval encodes:
- the ribH gene encoding 6,7-dimethyl-8-ribityllumazine synthase: MATVNKNLSHYDKATIPNAKDFRFGIVVSEWNDNITEGLFQGAFDAILDCGGVKENIVRWNVPGSFELIYGCKKMQQSYDMLDAVIAVGSVIQGETKHFDFVCDGVTQGIKDLNVQSDIPVIFCVLTDNTMQQSIDRSGGKHGNKGSEAAIAAIKMAQLRKDARF; this comes from the coding sequence GCAACAGTAAATAAAAATTTATCGCATTACGATAAAGCAACAATCCCAAACGCGAAAGATTTTCGGTTTGGGATTGTTGTTTCAGAATGGAATGACAACATAACCGAAGGTCTCTTTCAAGGAGCTTTCGATGCTATTTTAGATTGTGGTGGGGTTAAGGAGAATATTGTCCGTTGGAACGTCCCTGGAAGTTTCGAATTAATTTATGGCTGTAAAAAAATGCAGCAAAGCTACGATATGCTCGATGCTGTAATAGCTGTTGGCAGTGTAATACAAGGCGAAACCAAACACTTCGATTTTGTGTGTGATGGTGTAACCCAAGGTATAAAAGACCTCAATGTACAAAGCGATATTCCCGTTATTTTCTGTGTGCTAACCGATAATACGATGCAACAATCCATAGACCGAAGCGGTGGCAAACACGGTAATAAAGGTAGTGAAGCTGCTATAGCTGCTATTAAAATGGCTCAGCTTAGAAAAGATGCTCGTTTTTAG
- a CDS encoding riboflavin synthase subunit beta: protein MGIIKSRKNKKFDYSPRYYNNDGEGSPYSIKHKFDEHRSTVGGKSGLKNKFKTAWEDLQQSKNRRVNRTIIFIVAIFILIFLYIIDFDLSIFYQN from the coding sequence ATGGGAATTATAAAGTCACGAAAGAATAAAAAATTTGATTATAGCCCACGTTATTACAACAACGATGGGGAAGGAAGTCCTTACAGTATTAAGCATAAATTTGATGAGCACCGAAGCACAGTTGGTGGTAAATCAGGATTAAAAAACAAATTTAAAACGGCTTGGGAAGACCTTCAGCAATCTAAAAATCGTCGAGTTAATCGAACAATCATATTTATAGTTGCCATTTTTATTCTCATTTTCCTATATATCATCGATTTTGATTTGTCAATATTCTACCAAAACTAA
- the mutL gene encoding DNA mismatch repair endonuclease MutL yields MTDIIQLLPDHVANQIAAGEVVQRPASVVKELLENAIDAKSTSIKLVVKDAGKTLIQVIDNGIGMSTTDARLSFERHATSKIKSADDLFNLHTKGFRGEALASIAAIAHVELKTKTEDSEIGTKITIEGSEVTEQEPEVVAKGTTISVKNLFYNIPARRNFLKSNNVETRHIIDEFHRVALAHPQVEFNMLHNGSNVFNLPYSNERQRIVNIFGNKMNEKLVPVSEETEMLKINGFVIKPEYAKKSRGEQFFFVNNRFIKSSYLHHAVSTAFEGLLKDGAYAGYFLFLEVDTKSIDINIHPTKTEIKFDDEHAIYAMLRATIKHSLGQFSIAPVLDFEKDTGFDTPYEYSKKSPVAPTIDVDRNFNPFQGEPKQKNITFPFKREKKTSPSWESLYAGLKDETTVLDQDESIEFESEEVSGSLFENDQGENLRVTFQLQNKYIISPIKSGMLVIHQHLAHQRIIYEELLKNITVQEAVSQQLLFPLQLSFSNPDLVFIEDLKEQLEHTGFVFSEIKDGTVEISGIPVSIAESQVETVLTQLVKDIKEEVPDAGFSQNDLLAKSMAKNMAVKTGTPLKQEAQLHLVHQLFACKEPSVSPSNRPVLVTLDANDFDKKFM; encoded by the coding sequence ATGACCGACATCATTCAACTTTTACCGGATCACGTTGCCAATCAAATAGCAGCGGGAGAAGTGGTACAACGCCCAGCCTCTGTAGTAAAGGAATTGTTGGAAAATGCGATTGATGCTAAATCAACCTCAATAAAATTGGTGGTAAAAGATGCCGGTAAAACACTTATTCAGGTAATTGATAATGGTATTGGTATGAGCACAACCGATGCCCGTTTGAGCTTTGAACGGCATGCTACTTCAAAAATTAAATCGGCAGACGATCTTTTCAACCTTCACACCAAAGGCTTTCGGGGTGAGGCACTAGCATCTATTGCAGCTATTGCTCACGTAGAATTAAAAACCAAGACTGAAGATTCTGAAATTGGCACTAAAATTACTATTGAAGGTAGCGAAGTGACCGAACAAGAACCTGAGGTGGTTGCCAAAGGCACGACTATTTCAGTTAAAAATCTTTTTTACAACATTCCTGCAAGGCGAAATTTTTTAAAAAGTAACAATGTAGAAACGCGTCATATTATTGATGAATTCCATCGTGTTGCTTTAGCACATCCGCAAGTAGAATTTAATATGTTGCACAACGGAAGCAATGTTTTTAATCTTCCTTATAGCAATGAAAGACAACGGATTGTAAATATCTTTGGAAATAAGATGAACGAAAAACTCGTTCCCGTCTCCGAAGAAACTGAAATGCTAAAAATAAACGGTTTTGTAATTAAGCCCGAATATGCTAAAAAGAGTAGGGGCGAGCAGTTTTTCTTTGTAAACAATCGTTTTATAAAAAGTTCATATTTACATCACGCAGTAAGTACTGCTTTTGAAGGATTGTTGAAAGATGGAGCCTATGCTGGGTACTTTTTATTTCTAGAAGTAGATACTAAAAGCATCGATATAAACATTCATCCCACCAAAACTGAAATTAAATTTGACGATGAACACGCTATTTATGCAATGCTGCGAGCAACCATTAAACACAGTTTAGGGCAATTTAGCATTGCGCCAGTGCTCGATTTTGAAAAAGATACGGGTTTTGATACACCCTACGAATACAGTAAAAAGTCTCCTGTTGCCCCGACTATAGATGTAGATAGAAATTTTAATCCTTTTCAAGGCGAACCGAAACAAAAAAACATCACTTTTCCTTTTAAACGCGAGAAAAAAACATCACCCTCTTGGGAGTCCTTATATGCTGGTTTAAAAGATGAAACGACAGTTTTAGATCAAGATGAAAGTATCGAATTTGAAAGCGAAGAGGTCTCTGGAAGTCTTTTTGAAAATGATCAAGGGGAAAATCTACGCGTAACATTTCAACTTCAAAATAAATACATTATTAGTCCGATTAAAAGTGGCATGTTAGTGATTCATCAACATTTGGCACATCAACGTATTATATATGAAGAATTACTGAAGAATATTACTGTGCAAGAAGCGGTGAGTCAACAACTATTGTTTCCGTTACAACTGAGTTTTTCAAACCCCGATTTGGTGTTTATAGAAGATTTAAAAGAACAGTTGGAACATACGGGATTTGTATTTTCAGAAATTAAAGATGGAACCGTTGAAATTAGCGGGATTCCTGTTTCAATAGCCGAAAGCCAGGTAGAAACTGTTTTAACACAGTTAGTAAAAGATATAAAAGAAGAAGTGCCGGACGCAGGCTTTAGCCAAAATGATTTATTGGCAAAAAGCATGGCAAAAAATATGGCAGTAAAAACGGGAACACCTTTAAAGCAAGAGGCACAATTGCATTTGGTGCACCAATTGTTTGCTTGTAAAGAACCTAGCGTGTCGCCAAGTAATCGGCCAGTGTTGGTAACATTGGACGCCAACGACTTTGATAAAAAATTTATGTAA
- a CDS encoding rhomboid family intramembrane serine protease — translation MGRITETVKVLIIINAICFVGTLISGDLVYRLFSLFYFENPKFQIWQPLTHMFMHGGFMHILFNMYALWAFGSPLEMRWGRKKFLFFYFSAGFGAALIHTLVNYYQIHSGYDALLAAGMDQSQIMTLLETGQYNTGILESVSKETIQTLYNNFNTPAVGASGAIYGILVAFGLMFPNIELMLIFLPIPIKAKYFIPLIILGDLFFGITGSPFGIAHWAHIGGALFGFIMAYYWKKNSFDSTRWD, via the coding sequence ATGGGAAGAATAACCGAAACCGTTAAGGTTTTAATCATTATAAACGCAATTTGTTTCGTAGGGACTTTAATCTCCGGAGATTTAGTATACAGGTTGTTTTCACTTTTTTACTTTGAAAACCCAAAATTTCAAATTTGGCAGCCACTCACACATATGTTTATGCACGGTGGTTTTATGCATATACTTTTTAATATGTATGCGCTGTGGGCCTTTGGTTCGCCATTAGAAATGCGCTGGGGACGTAAAAAGTTTTTGTTTTTCTATTTTTCAGCAGGTTTTGGAGCTGCGTTAATCCATACTTTGGTGAATTATTATCAAATACACAGCGGTTATGATGCCTTGCTTGCTGCAGGAATGGACCAATCGCAGATAATGACTTTATTGGAAACCGGGCAATATAATACAGGAATATTAGAAAGTGTTTCAAAGGAAACCATTCAAACATTGTACAATAACTTTAATACACCAGCCGTTGGTGCTTCAGGTGCAATTTATGGTATACTCGTAGCGTTTGGATTGATGTTCCCTAATATTGAACTGATGCTTATATTTTTGCCCATACCTATTAAAGCAAAATACTTTATCCCGTTAATTATTTTAGGGGATTTATTTTTCGGAATAACAGGTTCGCCATTTGGCATTGCCCATTGGGCTCATATTGGTGGAGCATTGTTTGGTTTTATTATGGCTTATTATTGGAAAAAAAATAGTTTTGATTCAACTCGTTGGGATTAA
- a CDS encoding rhomboid family intramembrane serine protease, with the protein MDTNSLKYQFKTSSIVIKLIAINAIIFLAVRLLAFFMGMAPGQLSQWFVLPESVGSVLLQPWSLLTYAFLHFGFFHILFNMLWLYWFGRFVLNLFSEKRFLTIYLLGALFGGLLYVTAYSVFPALKGTTAGLIGASGAVTAIMVFIATYTPNAEVMVFRFRIKLWQIALVLVLLDLVLIPSSGNAGGRLAHIGGAIFGFVYAQQLQKGNNIGKWFESIIDWVENLFTPRKKKPFTKVHRNKKTTSKRTATDTKNDNQKKIDEILDKIGKSGYDSLTKAEKDFLFKAGKNN; encoded by the coding sequence ATGGACACAAACAGCTTAAAATATCAATTTAAAACATCGAGTATAGTAATCAAACTGATTGCGATTAATGCAATAATTTTTTTAGCAGTTAGATTATTAGCTTTTTTTATGGGGATGGCACCTGGACAATTATCCCAGTGGTTTGTATTACCTGAAAGTGTTGGTAGCGTTCTATTGCAGCCATGGTCATTACTTACCTATGCCTTTTTACATTTTGGGTTTTTCCATATCCTGTTTAATATGCTTTGGTTGTATTGGTTTGGACGCTTTGTACTGAACCTGTTTAGCGAAAAGCGATTTTTAACCATCTATTTATTAGGAGCCCTTTTTGGTGGATTGCTATATGTAACAGCATATAGTGTTTTTCCTGCTTTAAAAGGTACTACCGCTGGGTTAATAGGTGCTTCAGGAGCCGTAACAGCCATAATGGTTTTTATCGCGACATATACACCTAATGCGGAGGTGATGGTCTTCAGGTTCCGTATTAAATTATGGCAAATAGCTTTGGTCTTGGTATTGCTAGATTTGGTGTTGATACCAAGCAGCGGTAATGCTGGTGGCCGATTGGCGCATATTGGTGGTGCAATATTTGGTTTTGTGTATGCGCAACAACTTCAGAAAGGAAATAATATTGGTAAGTGGTTCGAAAGTATAATTGATTGGGTGGAAAACTTATTTACACCTCGAAAAAAGAAACCGTTTACTAAAGTACATCGAAATAAAAAAACAACTTCGAAGCGAACAGCTACTGATACTAAAAATGACAATCAAAAAAAAATTGACGAAATATTAGATAAAATAGGGAAAAGTGGTTATGATAGCTTGACAAAGGCTGAAAAAGATTTTTTGTTCAAAGCAGGTAAAAACAATTAA
- a CDS encoding endonuclease/exonuclease/phosphatase family protein has product MKRKFLVSTVILVIAYFYFNPFFEISTEKDVSEYKKTISILSYNVRLFNAYEDNPASEEVSKTFSEILKEEKPDIISVQEYYVQNEVDFSEYPYQHINFKEKNKLGHAIFSKYPIVNKGAFNFSETTNNAIYADIVKGYDTIRVYGLHLQSLRIVPRVSFLQENDKERLRKRIADAFVKQEGQVAKIKKHKAQSRYKTIVTGDFNNTPFSYIYKNMTNGMQDAFLKRGNGIGTTFKFDFYPMRIDYILASENFEVLKFNTIEESFSDHFPVSATLGWE; this is encoded by the coding sequence TTGAAAAGAAAATTTCTAGTTTCAACTGTTATTTTAGTAATTGCTTATTTTTATTTTAATCCCTTTTTTGAAATCTCTACAGAAAAAGATGTTTCAGAATATAAAAAAACGATTAGCATTCTTTCATACAACGTGCGGTTGTTCAATGCATATGAAGATAACCCTGCTTCCGAAGAAGTATCGAAAACCTTTTCAGAAATTTTAAAAGAAGAAAAGCCTGATATTATCTCAGTACAAGAATATTATGTCCAAAATGAAGTGGATTTTTCTGAATACCCGTATCAACATATCAACTTTAAAGAGAAAAACAAATTAGGGCATGCTATTTTTTCAAAATATCCCATTGTAAACAAAGGAGCGTTTAACTTTTCTGAAACAACCAATAATGCAATTTATGCCGATATAGTAAAAGGATACGATACGATACGGGTGTATGGTCTTCATTTACAATCACTAAGGATTGTACCCCGGGTTAGTTTTCTTCAAGAAAATGATAAAGAAAGATTGAGAAAACGTATTGCCGATGCTTTTGTAAAACAAGAAGGGCAAGTTGCTAAAATTAAAAAACATAAAGCCCAGAGCCGATATAAAACTATTGTTACCGGAGATTTTAATAACACACCATTTTCCTATATTTATAAAAATATGACAAATGGAATGCAAGATGCTTTTCTAAAACGAGGCAACGGTATTGGTACAACATTTAAGTTTGATTTTTACCCCATGCGGATTGATTATATACTTGCTTCAGAAAATTTTGAGGTTTTGAAATTTAATACAATAGAGGAATCATTTTCAGATCATTTTCCCGTAAGCGCAACATTAGGTTGGGAGTGA
- the guaA gene encoding glutamine-hydrolyzing GMP synthase: protein MQNNVLILDFGSQYTQLIARRVRELNIYCEIHPYHNIPESLDEFKAVILSGSPFSVRAEDAPHPDLSRIKGKLPMLAVCYGAQYIAHFNGGSVEPSNIREYGRAKLSMIKADASLFEGISEGTQVWMSHSDTIAQLPENGVRLASTPDVLNAAYHIEGEKIYAIQFHPEVYHTTDGKQLLENFLVHIAGVEQSWTPAAFVDTTVEALKEQLGDDKVVLGLSGGVDSTVAAILSHKAIGKNLYCIFVNNGLLRKNEFSDVLSQYKDMGLNVKGVDASVRFLEALKDISDPELKRKAIGNAFIEVFDDEAHEVQDVDWLAQGTIYPDVIESVSVNGPSVTIKSHHNVGGLPDFMKLKVVEPLRMLFKDEVRRVGAEMGIDKKLLGRHPFPGPGLAIRILGDITAEKVRILQEVDAIFIDGLRKWDLYDKVWQAGAILLPVQSVGVMGDERTYEKVVALRAVESTDGMTADWVNLPYEFLQETSNHIINRVKGVNRVVYDISSKPPATIEWE from the coding sequence ATGCAAAACAACGTCCTTATTTTAGATTTTGGTTCACAGTACACACAGCTAATAGCGCGTCGTGTAAGAGAGTTGAACATTTACTGCGAAATCCACCCTTATCATAATATTCCAGAAAGTTTAGATGAGTTTAAAGCCGTGATTCTTTCGGGAAGTCCGTTTTCGGTTCGTGCCGAGGATGCACCACATCCAGATTTGTCCCGTATAAAAGGTAAACTACCTATGTTGGCCGTTTGCTACGGCGCACAATATATCGCTCATTTTAATGGGGGTAGTGTGGAGCCTTCTAATATTAGAGAATATGGTAGAGCCAAACTTTCAATGATTAAGGCTGATGCTTCTCTTTTTGAGGGTATTTCAGAAGGAACACAAGTATGGATGAGCCACAGTGATACCATTGCTCAACTTCCTGAAAATGGCGTTCGGTTGGCAAGTACACCAGATGTGCTCAATGCTGCGTACCATATTGAAGGCGAAAAAATTTATGCTATTCAGTTTCATCCAGAGGTGTATCACACAACAGATGGAAAACAACTGTTAGAAAACTTTTTAGTGCACATTGCCGGTGTAGAACAAAGTTGGACACCCGCAGCATTTGTAGATACCACTGTAGAAGCGCTTAAAGAACAATTAGGCGATGATAAAGTGGTATTGGGCTTAAGTGGTGGCGTAGATTCTACCGTGGCGGCTATTTTATCGCATAAAGCTATTGGTAAAAACCTATATTGTATTTTTGTAAATAACGGATTGCTACGAAAAAATGAATTCAGCGATGTCTTGTCACAATATAAAGATATGGGCTTAAATGTTAAAGGAGTGGATGCTTCGGTACGTTTTTTGGAAGCTTTAAAAGATATAAGTGATCCCGAACTAAAAAGAAAAGCCATTGGAAACGCTTTTATTGAAGTTTTTGATGACGAAGCGCACGAAGTACAAGATGTTGATTGGCTAGCACAAGGAACTATTTATCCTGATGTTATAGAAAGCGTTTCGGTTAACGGTCCTTCGGTAACTATAAAATCGCACCATAACGTGGGTGGTTTACCAGATTTTATGAAGTTAAAAGTGGTAGAGCCTTTGCGCATGCTTTTTAAAGATGAAGTAAGGCGTGTAGGAGCCGAAATGGGCATTGATAAAAAGTTATTAGGTAGACATCCATTTCCGGGGCCTGGATTAGCCATTCGAATTTTAGGAGATATTACCGCTGAAAAAGTTCGTATCTTACAAGAGGTTGATGCTATATTCATCGACGGACTTAGAAAATGGGATTTGTACGATAAAGTATGGCAAGCTGGTGCTATTTTACTTCCAGTGCAGAGTGTTGGCGTAATGGGAGATGAACGTACATACGAAAAAGTTGTAGCATTACGAGCGGTAGAATCTACCGACGGAATGACGGCAGATTGGGTGAATTTGCCGTATGAATTTTTACAAGAAACCAGTAATCATATAATAAACCGAGTAAAAGGCGTTAATAGAGTAGTGTATGATATTAGTTCAAAGCCGCCAGCCACGATTGAATGGGAGTAA
- a CDS encoding LysM peptidoglycan-binding domain-containing protein produces the protein MICTLNTGCGIATQQQQYRSHKVKKGETIYSIAQEYGTTESAIYRLNPDAKNGIGANTIIILPRSSNAISNTGSENVTFKEHRVKRKETLFSISQEYNVSQEAIKKYNKELYSRQLKKGEKIRIPISSTEGTTTVSETAVNTDTSTHTVEPKETIYGIARKYNTTIAELKKLNPGLDKNIAIGTVLNVPDISTTESAAIDNEKYDLYEVQPKEGFYRLKVKLGLSEEEIVSLNPYAKDGLKDGMILKIPKENSVGVTEKATPVNLENYIANKSAKNIALLLPFQLREADSDSTAANEDLLKSNSVLRISLDFYSGVLMATEFAKDKGISVNLQVFDTEQSATKVGNIVSGSNFKNIDAVIGPLLSKNVDKAAATLRSNNVPVFSPLSNKEIRMYPNLFQTLPTDDMLRARMMDFLVEKSAGKNVIIISDAKHNAEKQKIISQIPTAKSVSPREGGYLYQRDIAAKVDIDRENWVVLASSDPVLVSNVVGLLNGMPKNHKLRLLALDKNKAYDYHDVSNMHLAKLKFTFPSVNKNYDFNEKDPFLISYKNEYGVLPNRYAVRGFDIMYDILLRLASADDMYKASENDFVTEYIENKFQYTNKLLSGYQNNAVYIVEYNDKLHFIEAE, from the coding sequence TTGATATGCACACTTAATACGGGTTGTGGTATTGCAACTCAGCAACAGCAATATCGAAGTCATAAAGTTAAAAAAGGCGAAACAATTTACAGTATCGCCCAAGAATATGGAACCACAGAAAGTGCGATTTATAGGTTAAACCCTGATGCTAAAAATGGTATTGGTGCTAATACAATTATTATTTTACCTCGTTCTTCAAATGCAATTTCAAATACAGGGTCAGAGAATGTTACATTTAAAGAACATCGGGTAAAAAGAAAAGAAACACTGTTTAGTATTTCGCAAGAATACAATGTGTCTCAGGAAGCTATAAAGAAATACAATAAGGAGTTGTATTCAAGACAACTTAAAAAAGGGGAGAAAATACGTATTCCTATTTCATCAACAGAAGGTACTACTACGGTTTCTGAAACAGCAGTAAATACCGATACCAGTACACATACTGTTGAGCCTAAGGAAACCATTTACGGTATTGCTAGAAAATATAATACCACCATTGCTGAATTAAAAAAACTCAATCCAGGTCTTGATAAGAATATTGCAATTGGTACTGTTTTGAATGTTCCGGATATTTCAACAACAGAATCTGCTGCCATCGATAATGAGAAATACGATTTATACGAAGTACAACCAAAAGAAGGGTTTTACCGCTTAAAAGTAAAATTAGGACTATCAGAAGAAGAGATTGTATCCCTTAACCCATATGCAAAAGATGGATTAAAGGACGGGATGATTTTAAAAATACCGAAAGAAAATTCAGTAGGTGTTACTGAGAAAGCAACCCCCGTAAACCTTGAGAACTACATCGCTAATAAATCTGCTAAAAACATTGCACTGTTATTGCCTTTTCAGCTTCGAGAAGCAGATTCAGATTCGACAGCGGCCAATGAGGACTTATTAAAATCTAACTCTGTTTTACGCATTTCACTCGATTTTTATAGCGGTGTGTTAATGGCAACCGAATTTGCAAAAGATAAAGGGATTTCTGTAAACCTTCAAGTTTTTGATACTGAGCAAAGCGCAACTAAAGTAGGGAATATTGTTTCAGGTAGTAATTTTAAGAATATAGATGCTGTTATTGGACCACTGCTAAGTAAAAATGTTGACAAAGCCGCTGCAACACTACGTAGTAATAATGTTCCTGTTTTCTCTCCTTTGAGCAATAAAGAAATACGGATGTACCCTAATCTTTTCCAAACTTTGCCTACTGATGATATGCTTCGTGCACGAATGATGGATTTTTTAGTTGAAAAATCAGCTGGGAAAAACGTAATTATTATCAGCGATGCAAAACACAATGCTGAAAAACAGAAAATTATTTCTCAAATTCCTACTGCTAAATCGGTATCTCCTCGTGAAGGCGGCTATTTATATCAGCGTGATATTGCTGCAAAAGTAGATATAGACCGTGAAAACTGGGTAGTATTAGCGTCGAGTGACCCGGTATTGGTAAGTAATGTGGTTGGACTTTTAAATGGTATGCCTAAAAATCATAAATTAAGGTTGCTAGCACTTGATAAAAATAAGGCGTATGATTATCACGACGTGTCGAATATGCATTTAGCGAAGCTAAAATTTACATTTCCTTCAGTAAACAAGAATTATGACTTTAATGAAAAAGATCCTTTTTTAATCAGTTATAAAAATGAATACGGTGTATTGCCTAACCGATACGCAGTACGAGGTTTTGATATTATGTATGATATTTTATTGCGTCTGGCTTCAGCGGACGATATGTACAAAGCCAGCGAAAATGATTTTGTAACAGAATACATTGAGAATAAATTTCAATACACTAATAAACTGCTTTCTGGATATCAAAACAATGCAGTATATATTGTAGAATACAACGATAAACTTCATTTTATAGAAGCAGAATGA
- a CDS encoding OsmC family protein: MSTAKVIYIGNLRTENEHIKSGNKYITDAPTDNKGKGEAFSPTDTVATGLANCMLTMMGIKANELQVDIKGSTATVTKTMASNPRRISKIEVIFNLPVIIEEKNKQILEKTANTCPVHHSLHPDIEKVITFNWG, from the coding sequence ATGAGTACAGCTAAAGTAATATATATTGGTAATCTTCGTACCGAAAATGAACATATAAAATCGGGTAATAAATACATTACCGATGCCCCGACAGATAATAAGGGCAAGGGTGAAGCTTTTTCGCCAACTGATACAGTGGCGACTGGTCTAGCTAACTGTATGCTAACGATGATGGGCATCAAGGCAAACGAACTACAAGTAGATATAAAAGGAAGCACGGCAACCGTTACTAAAACAATGGCTAGCAACCCTCGACGTATTTCAAAAATTGAAGTGATTTTTAATTTGCCGGTCATCATAGAAGAAAAAAATAAACAAATATTGGAAAAAACAGCCAATACGTGTCCTGTACATCATAGTTTACATCCAGATATAGAAAAAGTGATAACCTTTAATTGGGGGTAA
- a CDS encoding DUF922 domain-containing protein produces MKLFAAILLFTFSFFTSEENKEKIIWTETRQLTWDDFRGAPELGANFVASTNSGMSFSFSYTEKNGKRTMEHNISCNFYPEQSWFKPGKVSEYILKHEQTHFDISELHARILRKRIAEAKFSKNIKEEIGALYHTTEQERQKLQNQYDLESDHSKNKEKEYYWRQKIANQLNAYDRWK; encoded by the coding sequence ATGAAACTTTTTGCAGCAATCTTATTGTTTACATTTTCCTTCTTTACTTCGGAAGAAAATAAAGAAAAAATTATTTGGACTGAAACCCGACAACTCACTTGGGACGATTTTAGAGGAGCACCTGAGCTTGGAGCTAATTTTGTAGCCAGTACCAACAGTGGAATGTCCTTTTCGTTTTCATATACCGAAAAAAATGGAAAACGGACAATGGAGCACAATATATCTTGTAACTTTTATCCAGAGCAATCTTGGTTTAAACCCGGTAAGGTCTCCGAGTATATTTTAAAGCACGAACAAACTCATTTTGATATTTCAGAATTACACGCCCGCATCTTACGGAAACGAATAGCTGAAGCTAAATTTTCAAAAAATATAAAAGAAGAAATAGGGGCTTTATACCATACAACAGAACAGGAACGACAAAAACTCCAAAATCAATATGATTTGGAAAGCGATCATTCAAAAAACAAAGAAAAAGAATACTACTGGCGACAAAAAATTGCCAACCAATTAAACGCTTATGACCGCTGGAAATAA
- a CDS encoding DUF3820 family protein has product MTAGNKPNPKHLEELANYKMPFGKYKDQYLVNIPEPYYVWFKQKGFPQGKLGGLMQEMYEIKLNGLEGLLKKLIKR; this is encoded by the coding sequence ATGACCGCTGGAAATAAACCAAACCCCAAACATTTAGAAGAATTGGCAAACTACAAAATGCCCTTTGGAAAATACAAAGACCAATATTTGGTGAACATTCCTGAGCCTTATTATGTTTGGTTTAAACAGAAAGGTTTTCCACAAGGTAAATTGGGTGGTCTAATGCAAGAAATGTATGAGATTAAATTGAATGGTTTAGAAGGTCTTTTAAAGAAATTGATTAAAAGATAA